The DNA segment ATGTTACTCATCAAGCCAGATGCTTCTGATGCTCAGAACAAACAAACTATAGATATCAATAATTTATCCGCTGCTAAAGTTGGAACTCAGCAGCGCATTGAAGCATTAAAGACGGCGATGTTCACCAGTTGGCAGGAAGAAGCTAACATTAAAGGTTTAGCCTCTGCTGCACCTCCACGCTTTCAAGGAGCAATCATTAAGGAGGCAAAACTAATTAAAGGTAAGAAAGTAATTGCTCTCACCTTTGATGATGGACCTTGGCCTGAGACTACGGCACAAGTGCTAGATATTCTTAAAAAAAATAATATTAAAGGGACATTTTTTGTCGTTGGACAGAATGTGAAGAATTATCCCCACTTAGCAAAGCGAGTAGTTGCTGAAGGTCACTCTATTGCTAATCATACTTGGCATCATTGGTATCATTACATGAATCAAAAGGCGGCTACTTATGAAGTTGATCACACCACAAATTTGATTTATCAAACTACAGGTGTGAAAACAAATTTGTTTAGACCACCAGGGGGGATCATGCATAATGGGGTGGCTGCCTATGCTAGAAGTAGTAAATATGCCATCATTATGTGGTCATCTGACTCATTAGACTATTCACGTCCTAGTGTTCCAAACTTAGTTAATAATGTTTTCAGGAACGCCACACCCGGAGGTATTGTTTTATTACACGATGGTGGTGGGAATCGTTCCCAAACTGTGCAAGCATTACCAGAAATTATTAATAAGTTTCGCCAGCAAGGCTATAGTTTTGTGACTGTTCCAGAACTTTTAACAATGGAAGATAAGGAGCAAAAATTGTTAGCAAATAAAAAGTAATATTTATTTGGTTTGTGAATAAAGTTTAGATCCCCGACTTTTTAGAAAAGTCGGGGATATTGTTGTTCGCAATTAAACTGAACTCAACTGTTTTTCGAGAACAGCTTGGGGATTTGCTTCGGGACTATCAGCTTCAGAAGGTGGTACTAACTGCCAGAACTTAGGCAAATATTCTGTCCAATTTTGCAGAATCATTTTCGCTTTTGGTGAACCAGTGCGATCGCAATGAGTTTTAATTAATTCTTGTAGTTGTTTACCACCGGCGGCTGTCAGCACTCGCTGGATTTTGACAATTTCGGGATTGACTAATTCCGGGAATGAATTATCTTCATCTAAGAAGTATGCTAGTCCTCCAGTCATTCCCGCGCCGACGTTACGCCCAACTTTGCCAAGGACAACAATCACGCCACCAGTCATGTACTCGCAGCAGTGATCCCCAGCCCCTTCAATCACTGCCATGCCTTTTGAGTTGCGTACAGCGAAGCGTTCTCCGGCTAAACCGTTGGCAAATAATACCCCACCAGTAGAACCATAAAGACAGGTATTGCCAACTATCACATTTTGTGCTGGGTCATAGGTGGCCTCAGCGGGCGGTTTGATAATAATTTCACCACCGTGCATTCCCTTACCTACATAATCGTTAGCTTCTCCTGACAGTGACAGAATCATGCCGGGAAGGTTGAAAGCACCAAAGCTTTGTCCTACACTACCTTGGAAATTGAGGTTAATTTGTCCTTCAAAACCACTATCACCATATTGGGTAGCGATCGCACCAGCCAACCGTGCGCCCACTGTTCTATCAGTGTTGACTAACCGTAAGCTTTTGCTAACAGTAGATTGATTGCTAATAGCTGCTTGAATTTCCGCATCAGCCAGCAATTGATCATCGATCACCGCACCGTTGCTGTGGACTTCTTCATGTACCAACCAGCTACGGTCATTTTTGGCATCTGGTAGCTGAAGTAAACAGTCGAGGTTGAGTCCTTGGGTTTTGGTAACTTTAGCCTCAGCGCGTGTTGTCAACAAATCAGCCCGGCCGACGATATCCAACAAAGAACGATATCCCAGTCTTGCTAGTAGATGGCGCACTTCTTCCGCTATAAAGCAGAAGAAATTGACAACGTGTTCCGGCATTCCTGTAAACCGTTTGCGGAGTTCTTCCTTCTGAGAAGCAACACCCACAGGGCAGTTATTCGTGTGGCAAATCCGCGCCATAATACAGCCTTCAGCAATCATGGCGATGGAACCAAAACCGAATTCCTCACCACCCATCAATGCACCGACTACCACATCCCAACCACTTTTTAACCCACCGTCTACACGCAAAATCACTCTGTCTCGCAGGCCATTTTGCATCAAAACTCGATGTACTTCACTTAAACCCAGTTCCCAGGGTGAACCAGCGTGTTTAATTGAACTCAGAGGCGATGCGCCTGTACCACCATCATGACCAGATACTTGAATAATATCGGCGTTAGCTTTGGCTACACCAGCCGCAATCGTCCCAATACCAATTTCTGCCACCAACTTCACTGATACCTGGGCTTTAGGGTTAATTTGGTGCAGGTCAAAAATTAGCTGTGCTAAATCTTCAATGGAGTAAATATCATGGTGGGGTGGTGGTGAAATCAAGGTCACACCGGGCTTGGAACGCCTTAACATCGCAATGTAAGGACTAACTTTTGGCCCTGGTAACTGTCCACCTTCCCCAGGTTTTGCACCTTGGGCAATTTTGATTTCTATTTGTCTGGCGCTGCTTAAATATCCTGGTGTGACCCCAAAACGTCCTGATGCGACTTGTTTAATGGCACTAGAAGCAGTATCACCATTCCGTAATCCATGTAAATGGGGTAGAGTTGGAGATTTACCTGCTGCGTCTACATCATTGAGAACTTTATAGCGAACTGGATCTTCGCCGCCTTCCCCTGAGTTAGATTTTCCGCCAATCCGGTTCATGGCGATCGCTAAAGTTTCATGGGCTTCTCGTGATAACGCGCCTAAAGACATTCCACCAGTACAGAAGCGTTTGAGAATCTCACTGACTGATTCTACTTCTTCTAAAGGAATGGGTGAGCGATCGCTTTCAAAATCCAACAAATCACGCAAAGCTGTCACTGGTCGCCCTTGCAGATGCTGTTTGTAAACCTCATAGTGATCATATTGCTTCCCATCCACAGCCTTATGCAGCGCCTTAGCCAATTCCGGGTTATTCATGTGGTATTCACCCTTGGGAAGACACTGAACAAAACCCAGATTTTCTAACTTCTTCGCCGTCAGTTCGGGAAAAGCCTTGCTATGGAAAGACAGCACCTCTTGCGCCAATTCACTCACACTCAACCCCCCAATGCGGGAAGTTGTGCCATAGAATCCCAGTTTTAATAAATCCCCACCGATACCAATAGCTTCAAAAATTTGTGCTGCTTGATAGCTAGAAAGCAGCGAAATTCCCATTTTAGAGAGAATTTTCAGTAAACCTGAATTGATCGCTTTGCGGTAATTTCCGACAGCTTCATCTAGAGTCAGGGTAGCAATTTTACCCCGTTCCATGAAGCTTTGGGTTTTAGGTTCAAACCACCAATTGCGGACAGTATCCAAAGCTGTGTAAGGACAAACTGCATCCACACCATAACCAATCAGACAAGCAAAATGATGTGTACTCCAGCACTGGGCTGTATTCACAATCAGCGAAGTTTTTGTTCGCAATCCTTCGCGAATCAAATAATGATGTACAGCACCTACGGCTAACAAAGGCGGAATATAGGTATATTCTGTACTGATGCCATTTTCTCCTTCCAGATGACGGTCAGTCAAAATCAAAATTTTCGCACCCGCCTTGACAGATTCCGCAGCTTGTGATTGCAAAGACTCTACAGCATCTTTCAAACCATCGGGACCGTTAGCAATAGCAAACAACGTGGATAATTCCGCCGTCGCAAATCCTGATAACCGAATCGCCTCCAATTCTGTCTCAGTCAAAACTGGCGATTCTAATTTCAGTTTCCGGGCGTGTTCTGGCTTCACTTCCAGTAAGTTGCCCCGTTCACCCAGTTCCACATTCAGCGACATCACCAACTTTTCCCGGAGAGGGTCAATAGCTGGGTTTGTCACTTGTGCAAAACGCTGTTTGAAATAGTCATACAGCAGGTGAGGTTTTTCTGACAGCACCGCCAAAGGAATATCATCCCCCATGCAGAAAGTCGCTTCTTTACCCTCAGCCGCCATTGGCTGAATTACCATTTCTACATCTTCTGTGGTATAGCCAAAGGCTAATTGATGACGCAGTAAGGTTTGTTTATCAATTTGGTTTGTGGGAGAATGACCCTTGCCATTGCCATTTACAGATGAAGGCTGACTCACCAGATATTTCAGTTCTTGGCGATATTGTTTTAACCATTCCCCATAAGGATGCTGCTTGGCGATACGCTGCTTAATATCCCAATTTTTCAGCACTTCATGATTGACTAAATCCACAGCAATCATTTGTCCTGGGCCAAGTCTGCCTTTTTCCAGGATGTTGGCTTCTGGGATGTCAACTACACCAGCTTCGGAACCGACAACAATATAGTCATCTTTAGTAATCACGTAACGTGCTGGTCTTAAACCATTCCGGTCTAATGTCGCGCCGACTTTTTCACCATCACTAAATACTAAAAGCGCCGGACCATCCCAGGATTCTTGTAGACCACTGTAATATTCGTAGAAATCGACAATTTCTGGATATTTTTGCAAAGAAGGCTGATTTTGGTATGCCTCTGGCACCATCATCATTAAAGCTTCCAACGGGCTACGTCCAGAGCGCACCATTAATTCCAGGACATTATCTAGAGTAGCTGAATCACTATTATCAATGTGAACCAAAGGCTTGAATTCATCGCATCGCCCGCCCCATACTGGATGATTCAGACTGGCTTCTCGTGCCGTCATCCAGTTGATGTTACCCAATAAAGTATTAATTTCGCCGTTATGACCCAATAGCCGCATCGGTTGGGCTAGAGGCCACTTAGGCAGTGTATTAGTACTAAAGCGGCGATGGTAAACAGCAAAAGCACTTTTGTAAGCTGGGTTTTTTAAATCTAGATAAAAGTCTGCCAAAATCGCAGAACGCACCATGCCTTTATAAACAATTGTGCGACTGGACAAGGAGCAAATATAGAACTCTTCGGAAATATTTTTGGTAGCTTTGAAAATTCTTCTGCGGGTGATATATAGTTCTCTTTCTAGTTCTTCGCCACTTTTATCGGCTGATGCTAGAAAAACTTGTTCTATCTGAGGTTGATTTTCTCTGGCTTGTCTCCCCAGTAAATTAGGTTGCACTGGTACTACTCGCCAACCCAGTACAGTTAATTTTTCTTCTGCGGCTATTTGTTCGATTGTGGCCTTAATTTTTGCGGCTATTTCGGGATTTTGCGGCAAAAATAACATTCCCACCGCCACATTTCCCGCAGTATAGTCTTTTTGGAACAACTCCCAAGGTATAGCTGTCAATATTCCTGCACCATCACCAGAATCTTGGTCGGCGCTACATCCCCCCCGGTGTTCTAAGCAGGTCAAAGCAGCTAAAGATTTTGTCACAATTTCGTGGCTGGCATGATTCTGGCGATGAGCAATAAAACCTACACCACAGGCATCTCGTTCTTCTACTAACCACCTTTGTCCCTGATAGTTCTCTTGAGAGTTAATATCCGCAGTTTTCATTGTTTGTGATTGATGCATCGCTTTATCTTTCATAGCCTGTTCCTGAGATGGTTAGTCACAAATCTTGCCAGTATTTGTGAGAAAAATTTGCTAGCCCTGAGCCTAGCCGAAGGGCTAAAGTTGGTTCCTGTGAAAAATACATACATAACCGAAATTTAGGGAAAAAAATTTTAACTTCGGATTTCTTTTCTTCTTTAACCCTGTTAAAATTAGTGCTGTACTATTTTATACTTTTAGTGCGGATAATATGTTTAGACAAATTACCTTTGTCCTCACACCCCTTTATTGATATCGTGGTAGCGCAGCCTCGCCTTAGCCTTAGCTATGTTTTTGCTCAATTATCTATTCCCAGATTAAGATTAGCTTTCAAGTAAAACTTGTTTGGCTTACGAATAACACAACTTAGTTTTGAAGGCCGAAATAATCCTGATTCATTCACAAAATCAGAGTATTACACAACATGACCATTTGACAATTCCTACAAATATCTGTTGTTGTATATATTAGTTTATTGTTTACTGATCATGTAATCCGTATTGCTACAAGACAGACCTCACTTAAATAGCAATCATTGGTGAGGATGAAATATTCTCACCCAGTTTAAAGCCCTCAAACTACTGTGTATAGTCTGAATCAAACAAGTGATAGTTAAAACACTTACTAACAGTGCTTTTAGTGGTATGATTACTTTTTGAATCTTACAAGAGATAGATAGCCAATATACAGAATATCATATTTATTCAAAAATTAAATCACTATTTTTTAAGATTTCCTCACAATTAGTTAGCTAGTTTCTGGGGTGATATAACAAATTAGTTCCTTTCTGAATAAAGTACCAACTAAATTAAATTATGATAAAAATGTCAAATCGCCGCATCAGAAAACATCACAGCGCTATTGGCAAAAAGGCTAAACAAAGGTTGTTCCGATTTGTAGCGCCAATAATCGTGGCAATTACGATATTATCTTTATCTGCTACCCAAGCTCCTAGCGCCCAAAAATTCCCCATTAATACCAAACCAACCGCTGATGAGTTGTTCGCCCAGTCAGGCACATCTTCAGTTACAGCATTAGCATCTGGGAACCAAATTACCCTCAATGGTCGTACCTTGTCAGGGGCTTGGTTGCAGCAACGCGGCACAGACGGTCAGGTAAAAACTCATCTGAGTGATGGAGCTTTTAGGCAGTTTATTGGAGTAGATTTTTTAAGCAGCAACAGTGCAGTTAGGCAACCAGTAGAGTGGTTTTCGTCAAACCAGCCGTTGGTTTTAGCCACAAGGTTGTTAAAAGGGTATCGCTATCTGGATATTACTAATTTTGCCCAAACAGCAGGTTGGCAATTGCAAGCCAATGGTAATATTTTAGCGATCGCTATTCCACAAGCTCAAGTCAAAGCTATTCGTCAGAGTCAGCAACCTTCAGGTGTAAGTAATCCTCCTTTCCAATCAGCTCGCATCGTCTTAGATTTAGATCGCCCAGCACCTTGGCAACTTTCCCAAGGCTTACCCATAACTATACCTGTTGTCCCTGGTACAGCAACCCGCCAATCAACCACACCACCTAACAGAGAGTGGGTAGTGATCATCGAAGGTACAGCCGACCCTGCTTTAATCCAACAATATGCGCCACCAACGTCACTACCGAATCTGTCCCCACAACCTGCACAACCAACTCCTGACCCATTAATTAGACAATTAGAGGTGGTCAACAACCGGACAATTATCAGTCTGAGTGTGCCGTTTGGGATGACTCCCCAAATCATTACCTTATCAGACCCTAATCGCTTGGTCATTGATCTTCGTGCCGATGCCTTGGTACAACGAAATATTAATTGGGCTGAAGGATTGCGCTGGCGACAGCAATTTGTGAATTTAGGTACAGAACGTTTTCCTGTAGTTTGGTTAGATATTAATCCCCGCCAAGCTGGGTTAACCTTAAGACCCATTGGCACACAAAGCAACACCCAGACAGGGACTGCACCGTTAATTCAAATGGCACAGCAGTCTTCAGCAGTAGCAGCAATTAACGCTGGTTATTTCAACCGCAATAATACATTACCTTTGGGGGCAATTCGTCGGGATGGTCAGTGGTTATCAGGGCCAATTCTCAACCGGGGAGCGATCGCTTGGAATGATTCTGGGCAATTTTACTTAGGTCGTCTCACCTTACAAGAAACTTTAAACGCTCCCAATAATCAGAGATTGCCGATTTTATTTCTGAATAGTGGCTACGTTCAGAGTGGTATAGCTCGTTATACCCCAACTTGGGGAAATAGCTACACTCCTTTAACAGACAACGAAATTCTCGTAGTTGTCCAAAAAGACCGAGTGACAAATCAGTTACCAGGTGGTAAAGCTGGTGAAACAGCCGTTCCCATTCCCCAGGATGGCTACCTTTTAACCTTACGTGCGAATGCTACCAATACTGCATCACAACTGCCTATTGGTGCAACAGTCAGCATTACTAGCAGCACTAATTCGGCTGACTTTAACCGCTATCCTCACATCATGGGAGCAGGACCGCTGTTAGTACAAAACAATCAAATTGTCCTTGATGCCCAAAGCGAAAAATTCAGTAACGCTTTTAGTACACAAAAAGCTATTCGCAGTGGCATTTGTACAACAGCCAGCGGCTCTTTGATGATTGCTGCTGTACACAATCGTGCTGGTGGATTAGGGCCAACCTTAGCGGAACACGCCCAATTAATGAAGAATATTGGTTGTGTGAACGCCCTCAATTTAGACGGTGGTAGTTCAACTAGTCTTTATTTAGGAGGACAACTACTCGACCGTTCCCCGAATACGGCTGCACGTGTCCACAACGGCATTGGCATTTTCTTGAAATAACAATAGTCAGGGTGCAGGGTGCAGGGGAGAAGAAACTTCCCAATGACCAATGACCAATGACCAATGACCAATCCTTTTTTAAAGTTAAGGATAAGCTGTTATTTGTTGGATGAAGACTTGGTATAGAAACCGCATTTTTGGCAGTAATCCTTTACACCTTTAAGTTGAATTTTGCTATGTTTAACAGAGTACAACTAAATTCATGAATTTTACGGTTGTAAAATTACGCCAAATTTTTCCATTAATGTTTAAGAGTAATGACGGTTTGTTATGTCGATTAATGAGGTAACTATGGCTCAACTTCAAGAAA comes from the Nodularia sp. NIES-3585 genome and includes:
- a CDS encoding polysaccharide deacetylase family protein, which codes for MENSKSFLWPQGILIALLALSATLSMSLMLLIKPDASDAQNKQTIDINNLSAAKVGTQQRIEALKTAMFTSWQEEANIKGLASAAPPRFQGAIIKEAKLIKGKKVIALTFDDGPWPETTAQVLDILKKNNIKGTFFVVGQNVKNYPHLAKRVVAEGHSIANHTWHHWYHYMNQKAATYEVDHTTNLIYQTTGVKTNLFRPPGGIMHNGVAAYARSSKYAIIMWSSDSLDYSRPSVPNLVNNVFRNATPGGIVLLHDGGGNRSQTVQALPEIINKFRQQGYSFVTVPELLTMEDKEQKLLANKK
- a CDS encoding glutamate synthase-related protein; amino-acid sequence: MKDKAMHQSQTMKTADINSQENYQGQRWLVEERDACGVGFIAHRQNHASHEIVTKSLAALTCLEHRGGCSADQDSGDGAGILTAIPWELFQKDYTAGNVAVGMLFLPQNPEIAAKIKATIEQIAAEEKLTVLGWRVVPVQPNLLGRQARENQPQIEQVFLASADKSGEELERELYITRRRIFKATKNISEEFYICSLSSRTIVYKGMVRSAILADFYLDLKNPAYKSAFAVYHRRFSTNTLPKWPLAQPMRLLGHNGEINTLLGNINWMTAREASLNHPVWGGRCDEFKPLVHIDNSDSATLDNVLELMVRSGRSPLEALMMMVPEAYQNQPSLQKYPEIVDFYEYYSGLQESWDGPALLVFSDGEKVGATLDRNGLRPARYVITKDDYIVVGSEAGVVDIPEANILEKGRLGPGQMIAVDLVNHEVLKNWDIKQRIAKQHPYGEWLKQYRQELKYLVSQPSSVNGNGKGHSPTNQIDKQTLLRHQLAFGYTTEDVEMVIQPMAAEGKEATFCMGDDIPLAVLSEKPHLLYDYFKQRFAQVTNPAIDPLREKLVMSLNVELGERGNLLEVKPEHARKLKLESPVLTETELEAIRLSGFATAELSTLFAIANGPDGLKDAVESLQSQAAESVKAGAKILILTDRHLEGENGISTEYTYIPPLLAVGAVHHYLIREGLRTKTSLIVNTAQCWSTHHFACLIGYGVDAVCPYTALDTVRNWWFEPKTQSFMERGKIATLTLDEAVGNYRKAINSGLLKILSKMGISLLSSYQAAQIFEAIGIGGDLLKLGFYGTTSRIGGLSVSELAQEVLSFHSKAFPELTAKKLENLGFVQCLPKGEYHMNNPELAKALHKAVDGKQYDHYEVYKQHLQGRPVTALRDLLDFESDRSPIPLEEVESVSEILKRFCTGGMSLGALSREAHETLAIAMNRIGGKSNSGEGGEDPVRYKVLNDVDAAGKSPTLPHLHGLRNGDTASSAIKQVASGRFGVTPGYLSSARQIEIKIAQGAKPGEGGQLPGPKVSPYIAMLRRSKPGVTLISPPPHHDIYSIEDLAQLIFDLHQINPKAQVSVKLVAEIGIGTIAAGVAKANADIIQVSGHDGGTGASPLSSIKHAGSPWELGLSEVHRVLMQNGLRDRVILRVDGGLKSGWDVVVGALMGGEEFGFGSIAMIAEGCIMARICHTNNCPVGVASQKEELRKRFTGMPEHVVNFFCFIAEEVRHLLARLGYRSLLDIVGRADLLTTRAEAKVTKTQGLNLDCLLQLPDAKNDRSWLVHEEVHSNGAVIDDQLLADAEIQAAISNQSTVSKSLRLVNTDRTVGARLAGAIATQYGDSGFEGQINLNFQGSVGQSFGAFNLPGMILSLSGEANDYVGKGMHGGEIIIKPPAEATYDPAQNVIVGNTCLYGSTGGVLFANGLAGERFAVRNSKGMAVIEGAGDHCCEYMTGGVIVVLGKVGRNVGAGMTGGLAYFLDEDNSFPELVNPEIVKIQRVLTAAGGKQLQELIKTHCDRTGSPKAKMILQNWTEYLPKFWQLVPPSEADSPEANPQAVLEKQLSSV
- a CDS encoding phosphodiester glycosidase family protein translates to MIKMSNRRIRKHHSAIGKKAKQRLFRFVAPIIVAITILSLSATQAPSAQKFPINTKPTADELFAQSGTSSVTALASGNQITLNGRTLSGAWLQQRGTDGQVKTHLSDGAFRQFIGVDFLSSNSAVRQPVEWFSSNQPLVLATRLLKGYRYLDITNFAQTAGWQLQANGNILAIAIPQAQVKAIRQSQQPSGVSNPPFQSARIVLDLDRPAPWQLSQGLPITIPVVPGTATRQSTTPPNREWVVIIEGTADPALIQQYAPPTSLPNLSPQPAQPTPDPLIRQLEVVNNRTIISLSVPFGMTPQIITLSDPNRLVIDLRADALVQRNINWAEGLRWRQQFVNLGTERFPVVWLDINPRQAGLTLRPIGTQSNTQTGTAPLIQMAQQSSAVAAINAGYFNRNNTLPLGAIRRDGQWLSGPILNRGAIAWNDSGQFYLGRLTLQETLNAPNNQRLPILFLNSGYVQSGIARYTPTWGNSYTPLTDNEILVVVQKDRVTNQLPGGKAGETAVPIPQDGYLLTLRANATNTASQLPIGATVSITSSTNSADFNRYPHIMGAGPLLVQNNQIVLDAQSEKFSNAFSTQKAIRSGICTTASGSLMIAAVHNRAGGLGPTLAEHAQLMKNIGCVNALNLDGGSSTSLYLGGQLLDRSPNTAARVHNGIGIFLK